A region from the Deferribacterota bacterium genome encodes:
- a CDS encoding leucyl aminopeptidase has translation MKVIIQKKEDLKKKIEYPVFVPFKKDSLYLKEIFGEDNVRFFENLIKANKGDSDNRIKTAYIRDGAFKYSVILYSLEFTYEAKDFLIAGKKAITFLKDQYCRTMYYIPFEDVLEISDSYEFSKSFIEGLFYGSYFFERYKSDKKEFSLDTLNIVTSNKKIINFIENGYDYIPILFKHIDIARNLINEPANEITPSTFSEYVRLNSNKNIDIQIWDDKEIEQRGFNLISAVGRGSKNKQRFIKMRYEGKENRDFIYVVGKGVTFDSGGTNLKPTGFIETMKSDMSGAAIAYSIINLLADLNVRCNIISLIPLVENSVSADSYKPGDIYKSYSGKTVEILNTDAEGRLILADSLAYAVKNNNARLIIDIATLTGAMVVALGSYCAGYFTNDEDLSTKFIEASKRAREDFYRLPLYKGYKDRIKSKIADLQNISKDKREAGAIIAALFLQEFVGTTPWLHLDIAGPAFLTEEHPIYGSGATSFGLKTLYELISKEYDIKNKR, from the coding sequence ATGAAAGTTATAATTCAAAAAAAAGAAGATTTAAAGAAAAAAATAGAATATCCGGTTTTTGTGCCATTTAAAAAAGACTCATTATATCTAAAGGAGATATTTGGTGAAGATAATGTTAGATTTTTTGAAAATCTAATTAAAGCAAATAAAGGTGATAGCGACAATAGGATAAAAACAGCTTATATAAGGGATGGTGCTTTTAAATATAGTGTTATTTTATATTCTTTAGAGTTTACGTATGAAGCTAAAGATTTTTTAATTGCAGGGAAAAAGGCAATAACCTTTCTAAAAGATCAATATTGTAGGACTATGTATTATATTCCCTTTGAGGATGTGCTTGAAATTTCTGATAGCTATGAATTCAGCAAATCATTTATAGAGGGTCTTTTCTATGGTAGCTATTTCTTTGAGAGATATAAAAGTGATAAAAAGGAATTTTCATTGGATACCTTAAATATAGTTACTTCTAATAAAAAAATAATTAATTTTATAGAAAATGGATATGATTATATACCTATTTTATTTAAACATATAGATATTGCCAGAAACCTTATTAATGAACCTGCAAATGAAATAACCCCATCAACTTTTTCCGAATATGTTAGATTAAATAGTAACAAGAATATTGACATCCAGATATGGGATGATAAAGAGATTGAACAAAGGGGTTTCAATTTAATATCAGCTGTTGGTAGAGGTAGCAAAAATAAGCAGCGATTTATTAAGATGAGATATGAAGGTAAAGAAAATAGGGATTTTATATATGTTGTTGGCAAGGGCGTTACCTTTGATAGTGGTGGTACCAATCTAAAACCTACTGGTTTTATTGAGACTATGAAAAGTGATATGTCAGGGGCAGCAATAGCATATTCTATTATAAATTTGCTAGCCGATTTAAATGTTAGATGTAATATTATATCTTTGATACCCTTAGTCGAGAATAGTGTTAGCGCAGATAGTTATAAACCAGGGGATATATATAAATCATATTCAGGAAAGACAGTTGAGATTTTAAATACTGATGCGGAAGGTAGGTTAATTTTAGCTGATAGTTTGGCCTATGCAGTCAAAAATAATAATGCACGATTAATTATAGATATAGCTACTTTAACAGGTGCGATGGTTGTTGCTTTGGGAAGTTATTGTGCTGGCTACTTTACAAATGATGAAGATTTATCCACTAAGTTTATTGAGGCTTCTAAAAGAGCTCGGGAGGATTTCTATAGATTGCCTCTCTATAAAGGATATAAGGATAGGATAAAAAGTAAAATAGCAGATCTTCAAAATATTTCAAAAGACAAAAGAGAGGCAGGTGCTATAATTGCAGCTCTTTTTTTGCAAGAGTTTGTAGGCACTACACCATGGTTACACCTAGATATCGCAGGGCCTGCATTTTTAACAGAGGAACACCCCATATATGGCAGTGGTGCTACTTCATTTGGTCTTAAAACCCTCTATGAGTTAATATCTAAAGAATATGATATTAAAAACAAGCGATAG
- a CDS encoding AAA family ATPase yields the protein MIKTLSITNQKGGVGKTTTAVNLAACLSSADFKILLIDMDPQANATSGLGLLSSNITYSIYDVLMNDVNIEDVIQKVDFEKLDIAPSKIDLTAAELELVSIISRENQLKKKINNIKNKYDFIIIDCPPSLGLLTINALVASDSVLIPLQCEYYALEGLSKLLSTIDLVKEDLNSNLSIEGILLTMYDPRNNLSKEVEKEAKNYFGNLVFNTKIPRNVKLSEAPSYGQPIIIYDATCKGAESYVEFVKEFLARYEKETIG from the coding sequence ATGATTAAAACATTGTCAATTACAAATCAAAAAGGTGGGGTTGGGAAAACAACAACTGCAGTAAATCTGGCAGCCTGTTTGTCATCAGCTGATTTTAAAATTCTCCTTATAGATATGGATCCACAAGCTAATGCCACGAGTGGATTAGGACTATTATCATCTAACATCACATATAGTATATATGATGTATTAATGAATGATGTAAATATTGAGGATGTTATACAAAAAGTTGATTTTGAGAAACTAGATATTGCACCAAGCAAGATAGATTTAACAGCAGCTGAATTAGAACTGGTAAGCATTATATCAAGAGAAAACCAGCTAAAAAAGAAGATTAATAATATTAAAAATAAATATGATTTTATAATTATTGACTGCCCTCCATCACTAGGTCTTTTAACTATAAACGCATTGGTTGCATCAGATTCAGTATTAATACCACTACAGTGCGAATACTATGCTCTAGAAGGCCTATCAAAATTGTTATCTACTATAGATTTAGTTAAAGAGGATTTAAATAGCAATCTTTCTATTGAAGGTATACTTTTAACTATGTACGATCCAAGAAACAATCTATCAAAGGAGGTCGAAAAAGAAGCAAAAAACTATTTTGGCAATCTAGTTTTTAATACAAAAATTCCACGAAATGTTAAACTATCTGAAGCCCCTAGTTACGGTCAGCCAATTATTATCTATGATGCAACCTGTAAAGGTGCAGAGAGTTATGTAGAGTTTGTAAAGGAGTTTTTAGCAAGATATGAAAAAGAAACCATTGGGTAG
- a CDS encoding ParB/RepB/Spo0J family partition protein, which produces MKKKPLGRGLEALIPRSESKKEIFQLNIDEIVPNCEQPRKSYDEESLTELAESIKEHGIIQPIIVTKVDNKYKIIAGERRFRAAKKINLKQIPAIIKNIDRDGKILELSLIENIQREDLNTVDLARAYKFLINRCSYTQEELSKVIGKSRSSIANTLRLLKLPQEVLEGLKNNKITEGHARTLLALEEQNYIRDVYKKILDNNLSVRETEQLIKKLKNKNSKKIKSENPFKPFINDLEKQLENFFNTKVVISGRETKGSIKITYNSKKELEQIISKLRGERC; this is translated from the coding sequence ATGAAAAAGAAACCATTGGGTAGAGGTTTAGAGGCTCTTATACCAAGAAGTGAATCAAAAAAAGAAATATTTCAACTAAACATTGATGAAATAGTACCAAATTGCGAACAACCAAGAAAAAGCTATGATGAAGAAAGCCTTACAGAATTAGCAGAGTCAATAAAAGAGCACGGTATTATTCAACCAATAATAGTTACTAAAGTTGATAACAAATACAAAATTATAGCTGGCGAAAGGCGTTTCAGAGCTGCAAAAAAAATAAATCTAAAACAAATACCTGCTATTATCAAAAATATAGATAGGGATGGCAAAATATTAGAGTTAAGCTTAATAGAAAATATCCAGAGAGAAGATTTAAACACAGTTGACTTAGCAAGGGCCTACAAATTTTTAATTAATAGGTGTTCATATACGCAAGAGGAGTTGTCAAAAGTTATCGGGAAAAGCAGAAGCTCAATTGCAAATACCCTCAGATTATTAAAACTGCCACAGGAGGTTTTAGAAGGCTTAAAAAATAATAAAATTACTGAAGGACACGCAAGAACACTACTAGCTCTAGAAGAACAAAACTATATTAGAGATGTGTATAAGAAAATTTTAGATAATAATCTAAGTGTAAGAGAGACAGAACAACTAATAAAAAAACTAAAAAATAAAAACTCCAAAAAAATAAAAAGTGAAAACCCCTTTAAGCCTTTTATAAATGATTTAGAAAAACAGCTTGAAAATTTCTTTAATACAAAAGTAGTTATTAGTGGTAGGGAAACAAAAGGATCTATAAAAATAACCTATAATAGTAAAAAAGAGTTAGAGCAGATTATAAGTAAATTAAGAGGTGAACGATGTTAA
- a CDS encoding polymer-forming cytoskeletal protein, with protein MLRQREEQPKINAFLGKDTSFNGTLVFEGAVRIDGSMEGNIKTNDTLVLSETSKIKADIEAGIVKISGSFDGKIIAKERVELYKPANISGVINTPSITIEDGVIFNGTIEMSKTKTTLKEVKSEKKGFDSSKLENE; from the coding sequence ATGTTAAGGCAAAGAGAAGAGCAGCCAAAAATAAATGCTTTTTTAGGGAAAGACACAAGTTTTAATGGGACCTTAGTCTTTGAGGGGGCTGTCAGAATAGATGGTTCAATGGAAGGCAACATAAAAACCAACGATACACTTGTTTTATCAGAAACATCTAAGATCAAAGCAGATATTGAGGCAGGTATAGTCAAAATATCAGGATCCTTTGATGGTAAAATTATAGCCAAAGAAAGGGTAGAGCTATATAAACCAGCAAATATTTCAGGAGTTATAAACACGCCTTCAATAACCATTGAAGATGGTGTTATCTTTAATGGTACAATAGAGATGTCTAAAACAAAAACAACATTAAAAGAGGTGAAAAGTGAAAAGAAAGGCTTTGATAGCAGCAAATTGGAAAATGAATAA
- the tpiA gene encoding triose-phosphate isomerase — protein sequence MKRKALIAANWKMNKDINESLIFINRLSDKEIDYNKVDVLIAPPFTSLYCISCEIKKKLPNLLLSAQNIYFEKEGAFTGEISAKMVGSTGATFTILGHSERRQYFKEDDEIINKKIKAALDFNLNIILCIGENIFEREADVATEVVLSQLGRSLKDINNDFINNIVIAYEPVWAIGTGKTASSEDANDMHSKIRGKIKDLYNYDVAENIKILYGGSVKPENIKELMNKEHIDGALVGGASLDVEKFYKIISFYNQ from the coding sequence GTGAAAAGAAAGGCTTTGATAGCAGCAAATTGGAAAATGAATAAGGATATCAATGAATCCTTAATTTTTATTAATAGGTTAAGTGATAAAGAAATTGATTACAATAAAGTAGATGTGCTTATAGCCCCACCATTTACAAGCTTGTATTGCATTTCTTGTGAAATCAAAAAGAAATTGCCAAACCTGCTTTTATCAGCCCAAAATATATATTTTGAAAAAGAGGGGGCTTTCACAGGTGAAATATCAGCAAAAATGGTGGGCTCAACGGGGGCAACTTTTACTATACTGGGTCACTCTGAAAGAAGGCAATATTTCAAGGAAGACGATGAGATAATTAATAAAAAAATAAAGGCTGCCCTAGATTTTAACTTAAATATTATTTTGTGTATAGGAGAAAATATATTCGAAAGAGAAGCAGACGTTGCTACTGAGGTTGTTTTGTCTCAACTAGGTAGATCCCTTAAAGATATTAACAATGACTTTATAAATAATATAGTAATAGCCTATGAGCCTGTATGGGCTATTGGCACAGGTAAAACTGCTTCTAGCGAAGATGCTAATGATATGCACAGTAAAATAAGGGGTAAAATAAAAGATTTATACAATTATGATGTTGCAGAGAATATAAAAATTCTATATGGTGGCAGCGTAAAACCTGAAAATATAAAAGAGCTAATGAATAAAGAACATATTGACGGAGCATTAGTAGGAGGCGCAAGCTTAGATGTTGAAAAATTTTATAAAATAATTAGCTTTTACAATCAATAA
- the secG gene encoding preprotein translocase subunit SecG, whose translation MFTIILAIHIFVCLLLVLAILIQPSKSSDLSSTLGGGIATDLFGPGAPASIMNKITTILVIIFMLTSISLTILSKGTYESSVINEMQNNKINTQENIPTESK comes from the coding sequence TTGTTTACAATAATATTAGCTATACATATATTTGTTTGTTTACTACTTGTACTTGCAATATTGATACAACCTAGTAAAAGTTCAGATCTTAGTTCTACATTGGGAGGGGGTATAGCTACAGATTTATTTGGCCCTGGTGCCCCTGCTAGTATTATGAATAAAATAACTACAATCCTAGTAATTATATTTATGCTTACTTCAATTAGTTTAACCATTCTCTCAAAGGGTACCTATGAAAGCTCTGTAATAAATGAAATGCAAAATAACAAGATAAACACTCAGGAAAACATCCCCACTGAAAGCAAATGA
- a CDS encoding peptide-binding protein, translated as MNKKIATLLLLLVLIIVSCSDNNNTNKEKDSGKIAQIENERYGGVLIEGSIGDANNLIPILANDLTSHMIASMVYNGLLKYDKNLKLVGDLAKSWRVSEDRKEITFTLKEDVKWHDGKPFTADDVIFTYNTIVDDNTPTPYDADFRKITKIEKINNYKIKVYYDEPYAPALASWTMHILPKHLLENSDITKSYLQRKPVGTGPFKFSNWDAGSYIKLISNEDYFAKRPFLAGYILRIIPDQTSMFMELLNEKIDLMNLTPIQYTKQTNNSRFTDKFNKFKYLSDTYTFVGYNLEKEIFKDKRVRQALSYATPKEKIISGVLLGLGKIATGPYKPGTTWYNENIKRYEYNIEKAKMLLDEAGYHYDKEENIRKKGDNRLSFTIITNQGNENRKKVATILQESWEKIGVNIDIRVLEWATFINEYINKRNFDAVVLAWNIVPDPDIYDVWHSSRCKKGGLNFTCYKNKELDKLIEKGRKTFDTEERRAIYFKIQEILAEEQPYTFLYYPDALVGLHKRFHNVKPAPAGIKYNIEEWFVPKNERIYNYVP; from the coding sequence ATGAATAAAAAAATAGCTACTTTACTTTTATTACTTGTTCTTATTATAGTCTCTTGTAGTGATAACAATAATACAAACAAAGAAAAAGATAGCGGAAAAATTGCTCAAATAGAAAATGAACGATATGGAGGCGTATTAATTGAAGGCAGCATTGGTGATGCAAACAATTTAATACCTATATTAGCTAATGATTTAACCTCCCATATGATAGCCTCAATGGTCTATAATGGATTGTTAAAATATGACAAAAATTTAAAATTAGTGGGTGATCTAGCAAAAAGCTGGAGAGTATCTGAAGATAGAAAAGAAATAACCTTTACTTTAAAGGAAGATGTTAAATGGCATGATGGCAAACCCTTCACAGCTGATGATGTAATATTTACATATAATACAATTGTAGATGATAATACACCCACACCCTATGATGCTGATTTTAGAAAAATAACTAAGATAGAAAAAATAAATAACTATAAAATTAAAGTCTACTATGATGAACCATACGCACCTGCACTTGCTTCTTGGACAATGCATATACTTCCAAAACATCTATTAGAAAATTCAGATATTACCAAATCCTATCTTCAAAGGAAGCCTGTAGGGACTGGACCCTTTAAATTTAGTAATTGGGATGCAGGCTCATATATAAAATTAATATCAAATGAAGACTATTTTGCTAAAAGGCCTTTTCTAGCTGGTTATATACTAAGAATAATACCAGACCAAACAAGTATGTTTATGGAATTATTAAACGAAAAAATTGATTTAATGAACCTAACCCCCATTCAATACACCAAACAAACAAACAATAGTAGATTTACAGATAAATTTAATAAATTTAAGTATCTATCTGATACTTATACCTTTGTTGGATATAACCTAGAAAAAGAAATCTTTAAAGACAAAAGAGTTAGGCAGGCATTAAGTTATGCAACACCAAAAGAGAAAATAATTTCAGGGGTTCTTTTAGGTTTGGGAAAGATAGCTACTGGTCCTTATAAACCAGGAACAACTTGGTATAATGAAAATATAAAAAGATATGAATATAACATAGAAAAAGCAAAGATGCTCTTAGATGAGGCTGGTTATCACTATGACAAAGAAGAGAATATAAGAAAAAAGGGAGATAATAGATTGTCCTTTACTATTATAACTAACCAAGGCAATGAAAACAGAAAAAAAGTTGCTACTATATTACAAGAAAGCTGGGAAAAAATAGGGGTTAATATTGATATAAGAGTATTAGAATGGGCAACCTTTATCAATGAATATATTAATAAAAGAAATTTTGATGCTGTTGTATTAGCGTGGAATATTGTCCCTGATCCAGACATTTATGATGTCTGGCATTCAAGTAGATGCAAGAAAGGCGGGCTAAACTTTACATGCTACAAAAATAAAGAACTCGATAAATTAATTGAAAAAGGGAGAAAGACCTTTGATACAGAAGAAAGGAGAGCAATATATTTTAAGATACAGGAAATATTAGCAGAAGAACAACCTTATACATTCTTATATTACCCAGATGCACTAGTTGGATTACACAAAAGATTTCACAATGTAAAACCAGCACCAGCTGGTATAAAATATAATATCGAAGAGTGGTTTGTACCCAAAAATGAGAGAATCTATAACTACGTTCCCTAG